One window from the genome of Acuticoccus sp. I52.16.1 encodes:
- the ruvA gene encoding Holliday junction branch migration protein RuvA has product MIGRLVGTVAEIDRDALIVDVHGVGYEVFVPARDLAAVTPGTAVTLVVETVVREDLIRLYGFRDHASRDWFRLLQSVQGVGAKVALAVLSVLPAEQLAVAIATNDRTAIARAPGVGKRVAERIATELKAKAPAPAFTVGGVSGMADAAPAEDDAIADAVSALTNLGYDAMSARGAVLTARKARPEAGAAELIRAGLKALSA; this is encoded by the coding sequence ATGATCGGCCGGCTCGTCGGCACCGTCGCCGAGATCGATCGCGACGCGCTGATCGTCGACGTTCACGGCGTCGGCTACGAGGTGTTCGTGCCCGCGCGCGACCTCGCCGCGGTGACACCCGGCACCGCGGTCACGCTGGTCGTCGAAACGGTGGTGCGTGAGGATCTCATCCGCCTCTACGGCTTTCGCGACCATGCCTCGCGTGATTGGTTCCGCCTGTTGCAGAGCGTGCAGGGCGTGGGGGCGAAGGTGGCGTTGGCGGTTCTCTCGGTCCTGCCGGCCGAGCAGCTGGCGGTGGCGATCGCCACCAACGACCGCACCGCGATCGCGCGGGCGCCGGGCGTCGGCAAGCGCGTGGCCGAGCGGATCGCGACCGAGCTGAAAGCCAAGGCCCCGGCACCGGCCTTCACCGTCGGCGGTGTCTCCGGCATGGCCGACGCCGCGCCTGCCGAGGACGACGCCATCGCCGACGCCGTCTCGGCCCTCACCAACCTCGGCTACGACGCGATGTCCGCGCGCGGGGCGGTGCTGACCGCCCGCAAGGCGCGGCCCGAGGCGGGTGCGGCCGAGCTGATCCGCGCCGGGTTGAAGGCGCTGTCCGCATGA
- a CDS encoding DMT family transporter — protein sequence MTVRATTTSNPAIGVTWKVLSVVIFSVMLTMVKLVGERVPVGQMLFARNFFGLIPVLIVIVWTGHLHDALETKSVVGHVKRAAAGMFAMGLWFAALEHLSLPEATAIVYVAPLMMVMLAAFLLGETVRIYRWSAVGIGFLGVVVILVPQIRAGFDIANDTAALGAALALAAAVFMALASVFVRQLARTEATSTIVLYFLLAGTVMTLLTMPTWIMPTWYDLLGLVVIGVSGGVGQLLLTQAYQHAEASLIAPFEYTSMIWVVLFGYFIFDEVPSVYVLIGGTIVVASGIFVILRERRLGLQRDERKVGAPLRP from the coding sequence ATGACCGTTCGTGCGACCACGACCTCCAATCCCGCCATCGGAGTGACGTGGAAAGTCCTCTCCGTCGTGATTTTCTCGGTCATGCTGACCATGGTCAAGCTGGTGGGCGAGCGTGTACCCGTCGGCCAGATGCTGTTCGCGCGCAACTTCTTCGGCCTCATCCCGGTGCTCATCGTCATCGTCTGGACCGGCCATCTGCACGATGCGTTGGAGACAAAGTCGGTCGTCGGCCACGTCAAGCGCGCGGCCGCGGGAATGTTCGCGATGGGGCTGTGGTTCGCCGCGCTGGAGCACCTGTCGCTGCCGGAGGCGACCGCGATCGTCTACGTCGCGCCGCTGATGATGGTGATGCTCGCCGCCTTCCTGCTGGGCGAGACGGTGCGCATCTACCGCTGGTCCGCCGTCGGCATCGGCTTCCTGGGCGTGGTCGTCATCCTCGTCCCGCAGATCCGCGCCGGGTTCGACATCGCCAACGACACGGCGGCCCTGGGCGCGGCGCTGGCGCTGGCCGCGGCGGTCTTCATGGCGCTCGCCTCGGTCTTCGTGCGTCAGCTCGCCCGCACGGAGGCGACGAGCACGATCGTCCTCTATTTCCTCCTCGCCGGCACGGTGATGACGCTCCTGACCATGCCGACCTGGATCATGCCGACCTGGTACGACCTCCTCGGCCTCGTCGTCATCGGCGTGTCGGGCGGGGTGGGGCAGCTGCTGCTCACCCAGGCCTACCAGCACGCCGAGGCGTCGCTGATCGCCCCGTTCGAGTATACGTCGATGATCTGGGTGGTGCTGTTCGGCTACTTCATCTTCGACGAGGTGCCGAGCGTCTACGTGCTCATCGGCGGGACGATCGTCGTGGCCTCGGGCATTTTCGTCATCCTGCGCGAGCGGCGGCTCGGCCTGCAACGCGACGAGCGCAAAGTCGGCGCGCCCCTGCGGCCATGA
- the ruvB gene encoding Holliday junction branch migration DNA helicase RuvB, translating to MSESPLSPEAQDGDHDRALRPQRLGDFVGQPAARANLEVFVKAAASRAEALDHVLLVGPPGLGKTTLAQIVAKELGVGFRSTSGPVIAKAGDLAALLTNLEERDVLFIDEIHRLSPHVEEILYPAMEDFQLDLIIGEGPAARSVKIDLAKFTLVGATTRLGLLTTPLRDRFGIPLRLEFYSVEDLTTIIRRGAHLMGIATTDAGATEIARRSRGTPRIAGRLLRRVRDFAIVGGAEAIDRDIADSALLRLDVDAAGLDALDRRYLMLMAQNYNGGPVGIETMAAALSEPRDAIEDIVEPYLLQQGYLQRTPRGRLLTAKAFAHLGMEPPRGPDQGGLFG from the coding sequence ATGAGCGAGAGCCCGCTCTCCCCCGAAGCGCAGGACGGCGACCACGACCGCGCGCTGCGGCCCCAGCGGCTCGGCGATTTCGTCGGCCAGCCGGCGGCACGCGCCAACCTCGAGGTGTTCGTCAAGGCCGCCGCCTCGCGCGCGGAGGCGCTGGACCACGTGCTGCTGGTGGGCCCGCCCGGCCTCGGCAAGACGACGCTGGCGCAGATCGTCGCCAAGGAGCTGGGCGTCGGCTTCCGCTCCACCTCCGGGCCGGTGATCGCCAAGGCGGGCGACCTCGCGGCGCTGCTGACCAACCTCGAAGAGCGGGACGTCCTCTTCATCGACGAGATCCACCGGCTGTCGCCCCATGTCGAGGAGATCCTCTATCCGGCGATGGAGGACTTTCAACTCGACCTCATCATCGGCGAGGGGCCCGCGGCACGCTCGGTCAAGATCGACCTCGCCAAGTTCACGCTGGTCGGCGCCACGACGCGGCTCGGCCTGCTGACGACGCCGCTGCGCGACCGCTTCGGCATCCCGCTGCGGCTGGAATTCTATTCGGTGGAGGATCTGACCACGATCATCCGCCGCGGCGCGCACCTCATGGGCATCGCCACCACCGACGCCGGCGCGACCGAGATCGCCCGCCGTTCGCGCGGGACGCCGCGGATCGCCGGGCGGCTGCTGCGCCGGGTGCGCGACTTCGCGATCGTCGGCGGGGCGGAGGCGATCGACCGGGACATCGCCGACTCGGCCCTCCTGCGGCTCGACGTCGACGCGGCCGGCCTCGATGCGCTGGACCGGCGCTACCTCATGCTGATGGCGCAGAACTACAACGGCGGACCGGTGGGGATCGAGACGATGGCGGCCGCGCTCTCCGAGCCGCGAGACGCGATCGAGGACATCGTCGAGCCCTACCTCCTGCAACAGGGCTACCTGCAGCGCACGCCGCGCGGCCGGCTGCTGACGGCGAAGGCCTTCGCCCACCTCGGCATGGAGCCGCCGCGCGGGCCGGATCAGGGAGGCCTCTTCGGCTGA
- a CDS encoding LuxR family transcriptional regulator, protein MNDHGTASGRADLSPPSSQGSIVDVVTAARSMNRAVRAIRDFYPLVRHVTYVAARYGTEPHRDPYVRTTYPPSWLVRYLFKQYWRIDPVGREGFHRSIPFNWHDLDDGTPEVQAFFADARKHGLGRTGLLIPLTNKSNQRGILSLNTDEDDDEWEDFTDEELPALLEVGHVLHVRATREIFGEAAPTRLSPREKEMLHWISLGKEVPDIALITGLSEHTVRTYLKSARLKLDASTMAQAVVKAERMGLLNENP, encoded by the coding sequence ATGAACGATCACGGGACCGCGTCCGGCCGCGCCGACCTGTCGCCGCCCTCATCCCAGGGAAGCATCGTGGACGTCGTCACCGCTGCACGAAGCATGAACCGCGCTGTCCGGGCGATCCGGGACTTCTACCCGCTCGTGCGCCACGTGACCTACGTCGCCGCGCGCTACGGCACCGAGCCGCATCGCGACCCCTACGTGCGCACGACCTATCCGCCAAGCTGGCTGGTGCGCTACCTCTTCAAGCAATATTGGCGGATCGATCCGGTCGGGCGCGAGGGCTTCCACCGCTCCATCCCGTTCAACTGGCACGACCTCGATGACGGCACCCCCGAGGTGCAGGCCTTCTTCGCCGACGCGCGCAAGCACGGGCTGGGCCGCACCGGCCTGTTGATCCCGCTCACCAACAAGAGCAACCAGCGCGGCATCCTCTCGCTCAACACCGACGAGGACGACGACGAGTGGGAGGACTTCACCGACGAGGAGCTGCCGGCGCTGCTCGAGGTGGGCCACGTCCTCCACGTGCGCGCGACGCGGGAGATCTTCGGCGAGGCGGCGCCGACGCGGCTCAGCCCGCGCGAGAAGGAGATGCTGCACTGGATCAGCCTGGGCAAGGAAGTGCCCGACATCGCGCTGATCACCGGCCTCTCCGAGCACACGGTGCGCACCTACCTGAAGTCGGCGCGACTGAAGCTCGACGCGTCGACCATGGCCCAGGCGGTCGTCAAGGCCGAGCGGATGGGCCTCCTCAACGAAAACCCCTGA
- the ruvC gene encoding crossover junction endodeoxyribonuclease RuvC, translating to MITILGIDPGLQATGWGAIRVKGSQLMFVASGTITSDPKAALCDRLATLYAGLQTVVAEIGPEEAAVESTFVSRDGAATLKLGQARGIALLAPAVRGISVAEYAPNLVKKTVVGAGHADKRQIRHMIGILLPKATPRTEHAADALAVAICHASHRSARTRVAA from the coding sequence ATGATCACCATTCTCGGCATCGATCCGGGCTTGCAGGCGACCGGGTGGGGCGCCATCCGAGTGAAGGGCTCGCAGCTGATGTTCGTCGCCTCCGGCACCATCACCTCCGACCCCAAGGCCGCATTGTGCGACCGCCTGGCGACGCTCTATGCCGGCCTGCAAACGGTGGTGGCCGAGATCGGCCCCGAAGAGGCCGCGGTGGAATCCACCTTCGTCTCGCGCGATGGAGCGGCGACGCTGAAGCTCGGCCAGGCGCGCGGCATTGCGCTGCTGGCGCCGGCGGTGCGGGGCATCTCGGTGGCCGAATATGCCCCCAATCTCGTCAAGAAGACCGTCGTCGGCGCCGGCCACGCGGACAAGCGGCAGATCCGGCACATGATCGGCATCCTTCTCCCCAAGGCGACCCCGCGCACCGAGCACGCCGCCGATGCCCTCGCCGTCGCCATCTGCCACGCCAGCCATCGCTCGGCACGGACGCGGGTCGCCGCATGA
- a CDS encoding DUF6653 family protein, whose translation MRGGRAIERLFAMDDAAWARHASPWSVWTRVPILPAMALAVYSRVWIGAWALLPVGLLVVWTFLNPRAFPPPARLDSWASRGVMGERVWLARAAVPIPPHHRRVPLLLSAGSLLGVAILAYGLVVLDVWAALAGTILAAGAKLWFVDRMAWLYDETRATPPTNGSAGDRSGGCGRDG comes from the coding sequence GTGCGCGGCGGACGCGCGATCGAGCGGCTCTTCGCCATGGACGATGCCGCCTGGGCCCGCCACGCCAGTCCCTGGAGCGTATGGACCCGCGTCCCGATCCTCCCGGCGATGGCCCTGGCGGTCTACAGCCGCGTGTGGATCGGCGCCTGGGCGCTGCTGCCGGTCGGCCTGCTGGTCGTGTGGACCTTCCTCAACCCGCGCGCTTTTCCGCCGCCGGCGAGGCTGGACTCCTGGGCCTCGCGCGGCGTGATGGGCGAGCGGGTCTGGCTGGCGCGGGCCGCCGTGCCGATCCCGCCGCACCACCGCCGCGTGCCGCTGCTTCTCTCGGCCGGATCGCTGCTGGGGGTGGCGATCCTCGCCTACGGCCTCGTCGTGCTCGACGTCTGGGCGGCGCTCGCCGGCACGATCCTCGCCGCCGGCGCCAAGCTGTGGTTCGTCGACCGCATGGCCTGGCTCTACGACGAGACCCGCGCGACGCCCCCGACGAACGGATCAGCGGGGGACCGATCGGGCGGATGCGGCCGGGATGGGTGA
- a CDS encoding acyl-homoserine-lactone synthase, producing MYFAIESRQFAEFGHLLDQMFNLRHRVFCEQLKWVEAEGGLERDQYDDLNPIYLFHTDPDAQYVYAAARLMPTSGPTLLTDVFSATVPDAVAFQSPFVWEITRLCVDDELMKKHYPNRRVLEVLRMMLLAGMEFGARNGVETFLSNFDDVRLRIWRRAGARIDIVGRTEAFSTPVMLGLTESGRDALQAVRDQLGHHERVLQRAPKLAARTMREAA from the coding sequence ATGTACTTCGCTATCGAGTCGCGTCAATTCGCAGAGTTCGGTCATCTTCTGGATCAAATGTTCAATCTTCGGCATCGTGTGTTCTGCGAGCAGCTGAAGTGGGTGGAAGCAGAGGGGGGGCTCGAGCGGGATCAGTATGACGATCTTAACCCTATTTATCTGTTTCATACCGACCCGGATGCGCAATATGTCTACGCAGCCGCACGATTGATGCCCACATCCGGCCCCACGTTGCTCACAGACGTGTTCTCGGCCACCGTTCCCGATGCGGTTGCATTTCAATCGCCCTTCGTGTGGGAAATCACGCGGCTGTGCGTCGATGACGAGTTGATGAAGAAGCACTATCCCAACCGCCGCGTGCTGGAGGTGCTGCGGATGATGCTGCTCGCCGGCATGGAGTTCGGCGCGCGCAACGGTGTCGAGACCTTCCTCTCCAACTTCGACGACGTTCGCCTGCGGATCTGGCGGCGCGCCGGCGCACGGATCGACATCGTGGGTCGCACCGAAGCCTTCAGCACACCGGTGATGCTCGGGTTGACCGAGTCCGGCCGCGATGCGCTGCAGGCGGTGCGCGACCAGCTCGGCCACCACGAGCGCGTGCTGCAGCGGGCCCCCAAGCTCGCCGCCCGCACGATGCGGGAGGCGGCGTGA
- a CDS encoding YebC/PmpR family DNA-binding transcriptional regulator, whose amino-acid sequence MAGHSKFKNIMHRKGAQDAKRSKLFSKLSREITVAAKMGTPDPEMNPRLRLAVQAAKAQSVPKDVIERAIKKAAGDEDANYDEVRYEGYGPGGVAVLVEALTDNRNRTAGVIRSAFSKHGGALGETGSVAFMFDRVGEIVYGPEAGDADAMMEAAIEAGAEDVVSDEEGHVVTCAFEDLAEVSGALTERLGDPQSVSIIWRPQNTTPVDEDKGATLMKLIDVLEDDDDVQKVFANYEMSDEVMEKLAAA is encoded by the coding sequence ATGGCCGGCCATTCCAAGTTCAAGAACATCATGCATCGCAAGGGCGCGCAGGACGCCAAGCGGTCGAAACTGTTTTCCAAGCTCTCGCGCGAGATCACGGTCGCGGCGAAGATGGGCACGCCGGATCCGGAGATGAATCCGCGTCTGCGCCTCGCGGTCCAGGCCGCGAAGGCGCAGTCCGTGCCGAAGGACGTCATCGAGCGCGCGATCAAGAAGGCCGCCGGCGACGAGGACGCCAACTACGACGAGGTCCGATACGAGGGCTACGGCCCCGGCGGCGTCGCCGTCCTCGTCGAGGCGCTGACCGACAATCGCAACCGCACCGCGGGGGTGATCCGTTCGGCCTTCTCCAAGCACGGCGGGGCGCTGGGCGAGACCGGCTCGGTCGCGTTCATGTTCGACCGCGTGGGCGAGATCGTCTACGGCCCCGAGGCCGGCGACGCCGACGCCATGATGGAGGCCGCCATCGAGGCCGGCGCCGAGGACGTGGTGTCCGACGAGGAGGGCCACGTCGTCACCTGCGCGTTCGAGGATCTGGCCGAGGTCTCCGGCGCGCTGACCGAGCGGCTGGGCGACCCGCAGTCGGTGTCGATCATCTGGCGCCCGCAGAACACCACCCCGGTCGACGAAGACAAGGGTGCGACCCTGATGAAGCTGATCGACGTCCTGGAGGACGACGACGACGTGCAGAAGGTGTTCGCCAACTACGAGATGTCCGACGAGGTGATGGAGAAGCTGGCCGCGGCCTGA
- a CDS encoding TRAP transporter substrate-binding protein has protein sequence MKNAIAIGALSACLALPVSASAQEYTLRIQSLFAEASLPGQNLLQFYNDIETMSGGRIKVEPFFSSAVVKSPETFDAVVNGILDGDTTQPSYQVGKDTAFQFVGDPMGGYDTPWEMYAWLYEAGGLEMARELYAQYDMFLVGWWVHGPESLSSSKPIASVDDLKGWKFRSPPGMETDIFANLGASPVVMDFTEIFTAMESGVIDGADASNLSVNKSLGIYDVVDHATYPGFHSMPADHFAMRLEQWESFPDDIKRIIEVAWEKTAFRDSLSGMVAIAETANELEAAGETLHEWTVADRKAFREGAVKAWDAYADSERAKAIVASQKEFMTKIGLIGDGN, from the coding sequence ATGAAGAACGCCATTGCCATCGGCGCCTTGTCGGCGTGCCTGGCGCTGCCGGTCAGCGCGAGCGCTCAGGAATATACCCTGCGCATTCAGAGCCTGTTCGCCGAGGCCTCGCTGCCCGGCCAGAATCTTCTGCAATTCTATAACGACATCGAGACGATGTCGGGTGGGCGCATCAAGGTCGAGCCGTTCTTCTCCTCGGCGGTCGTGAAGTCGCCGGAGACGTTCGACGCGGTCGTCAACGGCATCCTCGACGGCGACACCACGCAGCCCTCCTACCAGGTGGGCAAGGACACCGCCTTCCAGTTCGTCGGCGACCCGATGGGCGGCTACGACACGCCCTGGGAAATGTACGCCTGGCTCTACGAGGCCGGCGGCCTGGAGATGGCCCGCGAGCTCTACGCCCAGTACGACATGTTCCTCGTCGGCTGGTGGGTCCACGGCCCCGAGTCGCTCTCCTCCTCCAAGCCCATCGCCTCGGTCGACGACCTGAAGGGCTGGAAGTTCCGCTCGCCGCCGGGCATGGAGACCGACATCTTCGCCAATCTCGGCGCTTCGCCGGTGGTGATGGACTTCACCGAAATCTTCACCGCGATGGAATCGGGCGTGATCGACGGGGCGGACGCCTCGAACCTCTCGGTCAACAAGTCGCTCGGCATCTACGACGTCGTCGACCATGCGACCTATCCCGGCTTCCACTCGATGCCGGCGGACCACTTCGCGATGCGCCTGGAGCAGTGGGAGTCCTTCCCCGACGACATCAAGCGCATCATCGAGGTGGCGTGGGAGAAGACCGCGTTCCGCGACTCGCTGTCGGGCATGGTCGCGATCGCCGAGACGGCCAATGAGCTGGAGGCCGCCGGCGAGACGCTGCACGAGTGGACGGTCGCCGACCGCAAGGCCTTCCGCGAAGGCGCGGTCAAGGCCTGGGACGCCTATGCCGACTCCGAGCGTGCCAAGGCGATCGTCGCCTCGCAGAAAGAGTTCATGACCAAGATCGGTCTGATCGGCGACGGCAACTGA
- a CDS encoding TIGR00282 family metallophosphoesterase, which translates to MRIVVLGDVVGRAGRQAVTTHLPRLVERWSLDFVVVNGENAAGGFGISEEIAQDLLDAGADAITTGNHVWDQREALVFIERQPRMLRPINFPPGTPGHGAAMFTARNGARVLVANVMGRIFMDPLDDPIRPLEAALEVHALGSEVDAAIVDVHAEATSEKQVFGHMLDGRVSLVVGTHTHCPTADHRVLPGGTAFITDLGMCGAYDGVIGMDKEEPVRRMIERVPGQRITPATGPATICGVAVETDDKTGLARWIVPIRIGGELDEAGPTAWG; encoded by the coding sequence ATGAGGATCGTCGTGCTGGGGGACGTCGTCGGCCGGGCCGGCCGGCAGGCGGTGACGACCCATCTGCCGCGCCTGGTGGAGCGCTGGTCGCTCGACTTCGTAGTGGTGAACGGCGAGAATGCCGCAGGCGGCTTCGGCATCTCCGAGGAGATCGCCCAGGACCTCTTGGACGCGGGCGCCGACGCGATCACCACCGGCAATCACGTGTGGGACCAGCGCGAGGCGCTGGTCTTCATCGAGCGGCAGCCGCGCATGCTGCGGCCGATCAACTTTCCCCCCGGAACGCCCGGCCACGGCGCGGCGATGTTCACCGCCCGCAACGGCGCGCGCGTCCTCGTCGCCAACGTCATGGGCCGCATCTTCATGGATCCGCTCGACGACCCGATCCGTCCGCTGGAGGCCGCGCTCGAGGTGCATGCGCTGGGCTCGGAGGTGGACGCCGCGATCGTCGACGTGCACGCCGAGGCGACGAGCGAGAAGCAGGTGTTCGGCCACATGCTGGACGGGCGCGTGTCGCTGGTGGTCGGCACCCACACCCACTGCCCGACGGCCGATCACCGCGTCTTGCCCGGCGGCACCGCCTTCATCACCGACCTTGGCATGTGCGGTGCTTATGACGGCGTCATCGGCATGGACAAGGAGGAGCCCGTCCGGCGCATGATCGAGCGGGTGCCGGGCCAGCGCATCACTCCGGCGACCGGCCCCGCGACGATCTGCGGCGTCGCGGTGGAAACCGACGACAAGACGGGCCTGGCCCGCTGGATCGTTCCGATCCGCATCGGCGGCGAGCTAGACGAGGCCGGCCCCACCGCGTGGGGCTGA
- a CDS encoding TRAP transporter substrate-binding protein, whose product MIRTLLAGAALATISVAGVSAQEVTLRIQTHLSPESVSGQQAASFFDDIQVMSGGRIAVEPFFSSAVVKSVETFDAAVNGILDGDMTGGAYQTGKDAAFQFVGDPMGGYDTPWQMYAFLYEGGGLEAAQKLYNEFGMELIGWWIPGQEALASSEPLDGPEALKDWKFRSPPGMETKIFANLGSSPIVMDFTEVFTALESGIIEGADASNLSTNQSLGLYDIASHATYPGFHSMPADHLAINKSVWDAMPEDLQRIIQVAMQKLAFRTTLAYAVDIQRAANELSANGITLHDWSPEDRRIFREAAVSAWDDFATTENAKALVAQHKQFLNTIGLLGN is encoded by the coding sequence ATGATCCGCACGTTGCTCGCTGGCGCCGCGCTGGCGACCATCTCCGTGGCCGGCGTTTCTGCGCAGGAGGTCACGCTTCGTATACAGACGCATCTGTCGCCGGAGTCCGTTTCCGGCCAGCAGGCCGCGTCGTTCTTCGACGACATCCAGGTGATGTCGGGCGGCCGCATCGCGGTCGAGCCGTTCTTCTCGTCGGCGGTGGTGAAGTCGGTCGAGACGTTCGACGCCGCGGTCAACGGCATCCTCGACGGTGACATGACCGGCGGCGCCTACCAGACCGGCAAGGACGCCGCGTTCCAGTTCGTCGGCGACCCGATGGGCGGCTACGACACGCCCTGGCAGATGTACGCCTTCCTCTATGAAGGCGGCGGCCTGGAGGCGGCCCAGAAGCTCTACAACGAGTTCGGCATGGAGCTGATCGGCTGGTGGATCCCCGGCCAGGAGGCGCTGGCCTCGTCCGAGCCGCTGGACGGACCCGAGGCGCTGAAGGACTGGAAGTTCCGCTCGCCGCCGGGGATGGAGACGAAGATCTTCGCCAATCTCGGCTCTTCACCCATCGTGATGGACTTCACCGAAGTCTTCACCGCGCTGGAATCGGGCATCATCGAGGGGGCGGACGCGTCCAACCTCTCCACCAACCAGTCGCTCGGCCTCTACGATATCGCCAGCCACGCGACCTATCCCGGCTTCCACTCGATGCCGGCCGACCACCTCGCCATCAACAAGAGCGTGTGGGACGCGATGCCGGAGGATCTGCAGCGCATCATCCAGGTGGCGATGCAGAAGCTCGCCTTCCGCACCACGCTCGCCTACGCGGTCGACATCCAGCGCGCCGCCAACGAGTTGTCGGCCAACGGCATCACCCTGCACGACTGGTCGCCCGAGGATCGCCGCATCTTCCGCGAGGCGGCGGTCTCGGCCTGGGACGACTTCGCGACGACCGAGAACGCCAAGGCTCTCGTCGCCCAGCACAAGCAGTTCCTGAACACGATCGGGCTGCTGGGGAACTGA
- a CDS encoding 5-formyltetrahydrofolate cyclo-ligase: MTGVGDTAAEVKARLRTEAMRRRREAARTVAGSAAAIAARAAELPAGPVVSGYLPIRDEIDPRPLMEALAPRARIALPKVRADRMWFLVMGAGDSLERGGFGLTEPSGGEEVVPDVLLVPLLAFTRAGGRLGYGKGHYDRYLAAHPGRRTVGIAFAAQEMPELPLEAHDARLDAILTEREFIRIA; encoded by the coding sequence ATGACGGGGGTGGGCGACACCGCGGCCGAGGTCAAGGCGCGCCTGCGCACCGAGGCGATGCGGCGGCGGCGCGAGGCGGCCCGCACGGTCGCCGGGTCGGCCGCGGCCATCGCGGCCCGCGCGGCCGAGTTGCCGGCCGGCCCCGTCGTCTCCGGCTATCTGCCGATCCGCGACGAGATCGATCCGCGGCCTCTGATGGAGGCGTTGGCGCCGCGCGCGCGGATCGCGCTGCCCAAGGTGCGCGCGGACCGTATGTGGTTCCTCGTGATGGGTGCGGGCGACAGCCTGGAGCGCGGCGGCTTCGGCCTCACCGAGCCCAGCGGCGGCGAGGAGGTGGTGCCGGACGTCCTGCTGGTGCCGCTGCTGGCTTTCACGCGGGCGGGCGGGCGGCTCGGCTACGGCAAGGGCCACTACGACCGCTATCTCGCGGCGCATCCCGGCCGGCGCACCGTCGGCATCGCGTTTGCTGCGCAGGAGATGCCCGAGCTGCCGCTTGAGGCGCACGACGCGCGGCTCGACGCCATCCTCACCGAGCGGGAGTTCATCCGGATCGCCTGA
- a CDS encoding TRAP transporter small permease subunit, which produces MYEVKPKSPIDYISLAISRVGLALVAVIVAIMFYEVVMRYFFERPTLWVNEMSLWIGGFIYLLSGLYVLQQRGHIRITLLYDSVPRNVQRLFDVISTICIVIFGAMVIHGGMNEAVQKYGRWETFGTAWDPPIPATMKPAIIIVAALIMCQAVANLIADWNETPVPEGVVEDDVIQELRGSYTETVADRHD; this is translated from the coding sequence ATGTACGAAGTCAAACCCAAAAGCCCGATCGACTATATCAGCCTGGCGATCTCGCGCGTCGGCTTGGCGCTGGTCGCGGTGATCGTCGCGATCATGTTCTACGAAGTGGTGATGCGCTACTTCTTCGAGCGGCCGACGCTGTGGGTGAACGAGATGAGCCTGTGGATCGGCGGGTTCATCTACCTGCTGTCCGGCCTCTACGTGCTGCAGCAGCGCGGCCACATCCGCATTACGCTGCTGTACGACAGCGTGCCGCGCAACGTGCAGCGCCTGTTCGATGTGATCTCCACCATCTGCATCGTCATCTTCGGCGCCATGGTGATCCACGGCGGCATGAACGAGGCGGTCCAGAAGTACGGCCGCTGGGAGACCTTCGGTACCGCCTGGGATCCGCCCATCCCGGCGACCATGAAGCCGGCGATCATCATCGTCGCCGCGCTCATCATGTGCCAGGCCGTGGCCAACCTGATCGCCGACTGGAACGAGACCCCGGTGCCCGAGGGGGTCGTCGAGGACGACGTGATCCAGGAACTGCGCGGCTCGTACACCGAGACCGTCGCCGACCGGCACGACTGA